In a genomic window of Prochlorococcus marinus str. GP2:
- the murD gene encoding UDP-N-acetylmuramoyl-L-alanine--D-glutamate ligase has translation MIDNHSSKRNINLVIGLGKSGFWAAKYLRSINNRVIVWESKDGIEFLERKTALEELNIIVSLNKEFVFEEIQPFLKEIESVVVSPSIPYDHITIIELKKKGIKVIGEINVAWEILKDTNWIGITGTNGKTTVTHLLSHILCDTGLYAPFAGNIGTPLCKYAHSKKHEKIDWVVAELSSYQIEISPEVKPNIGIWTTFTEDHLERHKTLENYFNIKKSLLTKSDFRIYNYDDKNLRNHYSSLSRGVWITTSFDKSNFIHCDYWIDDQANIVERGKKLFKLEHFSLKGMHNLQNLLLVIAAARKVGLSGKKIKDSLSNYKQLPHRMETIYKNNNLEIINDSKATNFDSSIAGISSIEGPIIIIAGGRLKGNEYSEWIKVLKKKVKCVFLFGESSKVLKMALINEGFKKNIFEFSELKELLNFVFHYLQNNRVGTLLFSPSCSSFDQFKNYEERGDYFKKLISEKLKVNKSIFYSSIIS, from the coding sequence ATGATAGATAATCATTCAAGTAAAAGAAATATTAATCTTGTAATTGGATTAGGTAAATCTGGATTTTGGGCTGCCAAGTATTTGAGAAGCATTAATAATAGAGTAATTGTTTGGGAAAGTAAAGATGGGATAGAATTCTTAGAAAGAAAAACAGCATTAGAAGAACTTAATATAATAGTTTCTCTAAACAAAGAATTTGTATTTGAAGAAATTCAACCTTTTTTGAAAGAGATCGAATCTGTTGTTGTAAGTCCATCAATACCTTATGACCATATAACTATTATTGAATTAAAAAAAAAGGGAATTAAAGTAATTGGAGAAATTAATGTTGCATGGGAAATTTTAAAAGACACAAATTGGATAGGTATTACTGGCACTAATGGCAAGACCACTGTTACTCATCTACTAAGCCATATACTCTGCGATACTGGATTATATGCTCCTTTTGCTGGAAATATTGGTACACCTTTATGTAAATATGCTCACTCCAAAAAACATGAAAAAATTGATTGGGTTGTAGCTGAATTAAGCAGTTATCAAATAGAAATATCTCCAGAAGTAAAACCTAATATTGGAATATGGACAACCTTCACAGAAGATCATCTTGAAAGACATAAAACACTTGAAAACTATTTCAACATAAAAAAAAGCTTGTTAACAAAATCTGATTTTAGAATTTATAATTATGACGATAAAAATCTAAGAAATCACTACAGTTCGCTATCAAGAGGGGTCTGGATAACAACTAGTTTCGATAAATCAAATTTTATTCATTGCGATTATTGGATAGATGATCAAGCAAACATTGTTGAGAGAGGAAAGAAATTATTCAAACTTGAACATTTTTCTTTAAAAGGAATGCATAATCTTCAAAATCTTTTATTGGTAATTGCAGCAGCAAGAAAAGTTGGATTATCTGGCAAAAAGATTAAAGATTCTTTATCTAATTACAAACAATTACCCCATAGGATGGAAACAATTTATAAAAATAATAATCTGGAAATCATTAATGATAGTAAAGCTACAAATTTTGACTCATCTATTGCGGGAATCAGTTCAATTGAAGGTCCAATAATAATCATTGCTGGGGGTAGATTAAAAGGCAATGAATATAGTGAGTGGATAAAAGTTTTAAAGAAAAAAGTTAAATGTGTTTTTCTTTTTGGAGAAAGCTCAAAAGTCCTAAAAATGGCGCTTATTAATGAAGGATTTAAAAAAAATATTTTTGAATTTTCAGAACTAAAAGAGCTTTTAAATTTTGTTTTTCATTATTTACAAAATAATAGGGTTGGGACATTATTATTCTCACCTTCATGCTCTAGTTTTGATCAATTTAAAAATTATGAAGAGCGTGGAGATTATTTCAAGAAACTAATAAGTGAAAAATTAAAGGTTAATAAATCCATTTTTTATTCAAGTATCATTTCGTAA
- a CDS encoding DUF2214 family protein — translation MLLGTLFTGEIAKSALVAYVHYLGIILCFGSLLFERLTLKVGLNRNETISMIIADVIYGLAGVAILVTGILRVKYFGQGGDFYTGNPVFWIKVSLYILVGLLSLYPTTTYILWAIPLSKNKLPEISENLVKRFRLIITTELVGFATIPLFATLMARGVGLG, via the coding sequence ATGTTATTAGGAACTTTATTTACAGGTGAAATTGCTAAAAGTGCATTAGTAGCATATGTTCATTATTTAGGAATAATATTGTGTTTTGGTTCTCTTTTATTTGAAAGATTGACTCTCAAAGTAGGTCTTAATAGAAATGAGACGATCTCAATGATAATTGCAGATGTGATTTATGGTTTAGCAGGAGTTGCGATATTAGTTACTGGGATTTTGCGTGTTAAGTATTTTGGTCAAGGAGGTGATTTCTATACGGGTAATCCTGTGTTTTGGATAAAGGTTTCGCTCTACATTTTGGTTGGCTTACTTTCTTTATACCCGACGACAACATATATCCTCTGGGCAATTCCACTAAGTAAGAATAAACTACCTGAAATTTCAGAAAACCTAGTGAAGAGGTTTAGACTAATAATTACTACCGAATTAGTTGGCTTTGCAACAATACCTTTGTTCGCAACTCTTATGGCTAGAGGTGTAGGTTTAGGTTGA
- a CDS encoding NAD-dependent DNA ligase, translating to MNNLLVRDAKYLDEQYRIGEGIISDGAFKQLEKLFIPVDQETDYFNQKNNKLLPKLAKENYKEFLKSLLTKTRLSIQPKIDGCAIAIRYINGNFNKAITKKGLDVSSKIKQIKNVPDCIPIKRDFQIRGELYATNQVAGISQRITRKYLNDKKGIGESLRFCCFQILNGRLNQYETLNYLKKCGFSTPESYFTNHTSEIHIYKKNWLERKIFAKYPTNGIVIKINSRKLQLLREKSLSQNNEWQYAIQK from the coding sequence ATGAATAATTTATTAGTGAGAGATGCTAAGTATCTTGATGAACAATACAGAATAGGTGAAGGCATAATTTCGGATGGTGCATTTAAGCAACTTGAAAAGCTCTTTATTCCTGTTGATCAGGAAACTGACTACTTTAATCAAAAAAATAATAAACTTTTGCCAAAATTAGCTAAAGAAAATTATAAAGAATTTTTGAAAAGTTTATTAACAAAAACAAGATTAAGCATTCAACCAAAAATAGATGGCTGTGCTATTGCAATTAGATATATAAATGGCAATTTTAATAAAGCTATTACAAAAAAAGGATTAGATGTCTCAAGCAAAATTAAACAAATTAAAAATGTCCCCGATTGTATTCCTATCAAACGAGATTTTCAAATTAGAGGTGAACTATACGCTACAAACCAAGTTGCCGGCATTTCCCAAAGAATTACAAGAAAATACCTCAATGATAAAAAAGGGATTGGAGAAAGTCTCCGCTTTTGCTGTTTCCAAATACTTAATGGAAGACTTAATCAATACGAAACCCTTAATTATCTTAAAAAATGTGGCTTCAGCACCCCTGAAAGTTACTTCACAAATCATACAAGCGAAATCCACATATATAAAAAAAATTGGTTAGAGAGAAAAATATTTGCGAAATATCCAACTAATGGGATAGTTATAAAAATAAATAGTAGGAAATTACAGTTACTTAGAGAGAAAAGTTTATCTCAAAATAACGAATGGCAATATGCAATTCAAAAATAA
- a CDS encoding GAF domain-containing protein — translation MQNLVSKKEEEERRLKALAEYRILGTKPESCYDDITKIAATTCNVPISLMTLVDKDKQWFKAKIGLQISETRRDWSFCTHAIKENSPLIIHDAFQDERFINNPLVTGDPKIRFYAGFPLRNSDGNKLGTLCVIDRKPGNLTTQQFNIMELLSKQIVSFLELRKKSLNLLDALSNLHKQEGILSVCSYCREVKNKEGDWMHLEKYLSKISDIRFSHGVCDNCMEKHFPDVIEVWNKKDFFEDGQKRYLES, via the coding sequence ATGCAGAATCTTGTATCAAAAAAAGAAGAAGAGGAAAGAAGATTAAAAGCTTTAGCAGAATATAGGATTTTGGGAACCAAGCCAGAATCATGTTATGACGATATTACAAAAATTGCTGCTACAACCTGTAATGTGCCTATTTCTTTAATGACTTTGGTAGACAAAGATAAACAATGGTTTAAAGCCAAAATAGGACTTCAAATATCAGAAACTAGAAGAGATTGGTCTTTTTGTACCCATGCAATAAAAGAAAATAGTCCATTAATTATTCATGATGCTTTCCAAGATGAAAGGTTTATAAATAATCCATTGGTAACAGGAGACCCCAAGATTCGTTTTTATGCAGGTTTTCCCCTTAGAAATAGTGATGGTAATAAACTTGGAACTCTTTGTGTAATAGACAGAAAGCCAGGAAATCTAACTACACAACAATTTAATATTATGGAATTATTATCCAAGCAAATAGTTTCATTTTTAGAGCTTAGAAAAAAGTCATTAAACTTGCTAGATGCTTTGTCTAACTTGCACAAACAGGAAGGTATTTTATCTGTCTGTTCATATTGCAGAGAAGTGAAAAATAAGGAGGGCGATTGGATGCATTTAGAAAAATATCTTTCGAAAATTAGTGATATTAGATTCAGCCATGGGGTTTGTGATAATTGTATGGAAAAACATTTCCCAGATGTAATCGAAGTATGGAATAAAAAGGATTTTTTTGAAGATGGCCAGAAAAGGTATTTAGAGTCTTAG
- a CDS encoding DUF805 domain-containing protein, with protein MFNDFLNAYKEFWIKATDFKGFTSRSDWWLVQLANLIISFLTIPIFLKTFGFNVYGIVCIIPQIAIDVRRIKDFGKDWKWIFINLIPILGWILWFIWLGFGKTGNGKNKLI; from the coding sequence ATGTTTAATGACTTTTTAAACGCATATAAAGAGTTTTGGATTAAAGCTACAGACTTCAAAGGATTCACATCTCGATCGGACTGGTGGTTAGTTCAACTAGCGAATCTTATAATTTCTTTCCTAACTATCCCAATATTTTTAAAAACTTTTGGTTTCAATGTTTATGGCATAGTTTGTATCATTCCTCAAATAGCTATTGATGTAAGAAGAATCAAAGATTTTGGAAAAGATTGGAAATGGATCTTTATTAATTTAATACCTATCTTAGGATGGATTTTGTGGTTCATCTGGCTAGGCTTTGGTAAGACTGGTAATGGGAAAAATAAACTTATATAG
- a CDS encoding cupin domain-containing protein, whose product MEGQAKISTQNVYIYLIKAGDLVEFPAGLNCEWEVTKSIKKHYRLGS is encoded by the coding sequence ATTGAAGGTCAAGCGAAAATAAGTACCCAAAACGTTTACATTTACTTGATTAAAGCTGGAGATCTAGTTGAGTTTCCTGCTGGACTTAACTGCGAATGGGAAGTAACCAAAAGTATTAAAAAACATTATCGATTGGGTAGCTAA
- a CDS encoding pirin family protein, whose product MVFNIIKIRKSDDRFLSRRDWLHSMHSFSFAEHRDPKWDNFGKIRVINEDIISPNAGFNTHSHANMEIITVVTKGAITHRDSLNNLGKIHKDEVQVMSAGTGISHSEKNEENENCKLFQIWIYPEKENIKPRYDQISLNEKLWDNLIFNYKDVKNNKLFLNQRISLWRCKYKPIKEKKLPLKIDKYNWIQIIEGNLLLKSKDSNSNIFLESGDGLGFEVEYGDDVSIDTEKDLDFLLFSMPSL is encoded by the coding sequence ATGGTTTTTAATATTATTAAAATAAGAAAATCCGATGATAGATTTTTATCAAGAAGAGATTGGCTGCATTCAATGCATTCATTTTCTTTCGCAGAGCATAGAGATCCAAAATGGGATAATTTTGGGAAAATTAGAGTTATAAATGAAGATATTATTTCTCCTAATGCAGGATTTAATACACATTCTCATGCAAATATGGAAATAATTACTGTCGTAACAAAAGGAGCAATAACTCATAGAGACTCTTTAAACAATCTTGGAAAAATTCACAAAGATGAAGTACAAGTTATGTCTGCAGGCACTGGAATCTCTCATAGCGAGAAGAATGAAGAAAATGAGAACTGTAAGTTGTTCCAGATTTGGATATACCCTGAAAAAGAAAATATCAAACCTCGATATGATCAAATTTCATTAAATGAAAAGTTGTGGGATAATCTTATTTTTAATTATAAAGACGTTAAAAATAATAAGCTTTTTCTAAATCAAAGGATCTCTTTATGGCGTTGTAAATATAAGCCAATTAAAGAAAAAAAATTGCCATTAAAAATCGATAAATATAATTGGATACAAATAATAGAAGGTAATCTTTTATTAAAAAGTAAAGACTCTAATTCAAATATATTTCTCGAATCTGGAGATGGCTTGGGTTTTGAAGTTGAATATGGTGATGATGTCTCTATAGATACTGAAAAAGACTTAGATTTTCTCTTATTTTCGATGCCTTCCTTATAA
- a CDS encoding DUF1643 domain-containing protein: MKNLFLERNCLISANKIYRWSLSYKISKSKKEIIFIGLNPSLSDTVFLDNTTKKIIKISKNNNYGKVKLINLFALISSNPGRLFNHKNPVGYLNNNHIYKNLKHWSENKNCDLWLGWGNKGKFLNRNKRILKKIMQYNSIRKNNFDNPLGPLLIKKTIKDNPIHPLYCSDNSILKAVKTI, encoded by the coding sequence TTGAAAAATTTATTTTTAGAAAGAAATTGTCTAATAAGTGCTAACAAAATATATAGATGGAGTTTAAGTTATAAGATTTCTAAATCTAAAAAAGAAATTATTTTTATTGGTCTAAATCCTTCATTATCAGATACAGTTTTCTTGGATAATACAACAAAAAAGATAATTAAAATCTCGAAAAATAATAATTATGGCAAAGTAAAATTAATAAATTTATTTGCTCTTATTTCAAGTAATCCAGGAAGACTCTTTAATCACAAAAACCCTGTTGGTTATTTAAACAATAATCATATTTATAAAAACTTAAAACACTGGTCTGAAAATAAAAATTGTGATTTATGGTTAGGTTGGGGTAACAAAGGGAAATTTCTAAATAGAAATAAAAGAATATTAAAAAAAATAATGCAATATAACTCAATCAGAAAAAATAATTTTGATAATCCTCTTGGACCGCTTTTAATTAAGAAAACAATTAAAGATAATCCAATACATCCTCTATACTGCTCTGATAATTCCATTCTCAAAGCTGTAAAAACGATTTGA
- a CDS encoding EamA family transporter, translated as MIGILSAFGAATSWTYACFIWRSQTQKYKSIDINLIKNIIAFLIFIPAFINLSSTTELKNIFILLISGIIGIGFGDTFYLKSLQTIGTRKTLSIETLSPLMAALSGEFFINENLTTKSWVGVIIVTISLFIILRKGNDFKEENSSFSEKNNFKIFAFPFLSVLCAVLGGLLSRIVFLQSNLSPFLTTEIRLLGAIIFLTSLKGFKINFFLKNIDKKQQKRFFISILLGTNVGIFLQQVVFKTLPIGVGWALLSISPVISLFFAKTEEREITKKIIFFTCFLFFGLTLIIL; from the coding sequence TTGATTGGAATCCTTTCTGCTTTTGGAGCTGCTACATCTTGGACATATGCGTGCTTTATTTGGCGCTCGCAAACTCAAAAATATAAATCAATAGATATTAATTTAATAAAAAATATAATAGCTTTTTTAATTTTTATACCTGCTTTTATCAATCTAAGTTCTACAACTGAATTAAAAAACATATTTATTCTACTAATTAGTGGAATAATAGGTATTGGTTTTGGTGATACTTTCTATTTAAAGTCACTACAGACAATTGGCACAAGAAAAACTTTATCTATAGAAACTCTTTCTCCGTTAATGGCAGCTTTATCAGGGGAATTTTTTATTAATGAAAATTTAACAACTAAATCATGGGTTGGAGTAATTATAGTAACGATTTCGTTATTCATTATTCTCAGAAAAGGTAACGATTTTAAAGAGGAAAACTCCTCTTTCTCAGAAAAAAATAACTTTAAGATTTTTGCTTTTCCTTTTTTATCAGTTTTATGTGCTGTTCTTGGAGGTCTTTTATCAAGGATAGTTTTCCTTCAAAGCAATTTATCTCCTTTCCTTACAACTGAAATAAGATTATTAGGTGCAATAATTTTTTTAACTAGTCTAAAAGGATTTAAGATTAATTTTTTCTTAAAAAACATAGACAAAAAACAACAAAAAAGATTTTTTATTTCAATACTTCTTGGAACAAATGTAGGAATATTTCTACAACAAGTTGTGTTTAAAACCCTTCCCATAGGAGTAGGATGGGCTTTATTAAGCATATCTCCAGTAATTTCCTTATTTTTTGCTAAGACTGAGGAAAGAGAAATTACCAAAAAAATAATATTTTTTACTTGTTTTTTATTTTTTGGCTTGACATTAATAATTCTTTAA
- a CDS encoding oxidoreductase, whose translation MTATISRPKISNWETSNIPNLVGKTALITGANSGLGYYTAKALAEKNAHVVIACRSLEKANQTIKKLKVLNPEGLFTPLELDLSDLKNIVEVQSKIFDNFENLDLLINNAGIMHPPKTLSAQGYEIQFAVNHLAHMLLTLKLLPIIEKKEESRIVTVTSGAQFFGKVGWKNLKAENYYNKWESYSNSKLANVMFALELNENLKHKNILSLAAHPGIAKTNLFTAQKPNPGPLETISLELFSPIFQTAEMGALPQLFAATSPEARGGDHYGPRFNFRGHPKLSPTSPFAMNKKERKNLWEKSLEILNNFL comes from the coding sequence ATGACTGCCACTATTTCAAGACCTAAAATTTCTAACTGGGAAACATCTAATATTCCAAACCTTGTAGGCAAAACAGCGCTAATTACTGGTGCAAATAGTGGTCTTGGATACTACACTGCAAAGGCCTTAGCTGAAAAAAATGCTCACGTTGTTATAGCTTGTAGATCGCTTGAAAAAGCTAATCAAACTATCAAAAAACTTAAAGTTCTTAATCCTGAAGGATTATTTACACCTTTAGAATTAGATTTGTCAGATTTAAAAAATATTGTTGAAGTTCAGTCCAAAATTTTTGATAATTTTGAAAATTTGGATTTACTAATCAATAATGCAGGCATTATGCATCCGCCTAAAACTCTTAGTGCTCAGGGATATGAAATACAATTTGCAGTTAATCATCTAGCTCACATGCTTTTGACTCTAAAGCTACTTCCAATTATTGAAAAAAAAGAAGAATCAAGAATAGTGACAGTTACTTCCGGAGCACAATTTTTTGGCAAAGTTGGTTGGAAAAATCTGAAAGCCGAGAACTACTACAACAAATGGGAATCTTACTCCAATAGCAAATTGGCAAATGTAATGTTTGCTTTGGAACTAAACGAGAACTTAAAGCACAAAAATATACTTTCTTTAGCTGCTCACCCAGGAATTGCAAAAACAAATCTCTTTACTGCTCAAAAACCTAACCCTGGTCCATTAGAAACAATTTCATTGGAATTATTTAGCCCTATTTTTCAAACTGCTGAGATGGGTGCTTTACCTCAACTTTTTGCAGCTACTTCTCCAGAAGCAAGAGGCGGTGATCATTATGGTCCTAGATTTAATTTCAGAGGTCATCCAAAACTATCCCCTACTTCTCCTTTCGCCATGAATAAAAAAGAAAGAAAAAATTTATGGGAAAAAAGCCTCGAAATACTTAATAACTTCTTATAA
- a CDS encoding M protein translates to MSIPFYDFPSSPILIIGALGIAVAIAVFFVSYQKYFNSPLNKELAEKKKALIKEQKELNERLEKIEQDLKNL, encoded by the coding sequence TTGTCAATTCCATTTTACGACTTTCCTTCATCTCCAATTTTAATAATTGGTGCTCTTGGCATTGCAGTAGCGATAGCAGTTTTTTTTGTCTCTTACCAAAAATATTTCAATTCTCCTTTGAATAAAGAGCTTGCAGAAAAGAAAAAAGCCTTAATTAAGGAACAAAAAGAATTAAATGAAAGATTAGAAAAAATAGAACAAGATTTAAAAAATTTATAA
- a CDS encoding fatty acid desaturase gives MQEVKRSDFVIKPFLKRNNFKAFYQIITTIIPVISIWLIVYQITIHPFTLLIKSCLLIPLIFLLTLFSSRTFSLMHDCGHNSLFTKRKLNRFVGFLLGLVNGIPQKSWSIDHAFHHRNNGNWEIYKGPVDVLSLEDYNSLSKREQIFYKVSRNWIMLFPGGFFYLVLKPRLGLIIIIFNITKDILEETFFKIKNKKFSELLSINSRIKPPFTDYGDNFSELSELIINNIVVIIGWIFMCKWFGLVFFLSFYSLVLTLSAAILICVFFVQHNYKNAYAKNTQNWDIVDGAILGSSNLNIPNWLNWFLADISFHSIHHLSERIPNYNLRACHKANIHLLTQAKFLKLSDFPNCFRYIIWDSKKEKLIPIN, from the coding sequence ATGCAAGAAGTTAAAAGGAGCGATTTTGTAATTAAGCCATTTCTAAAAAGAAATAACTTTAAAGCTTTTTATCAAATTATTACTACTATTATCCCTGTAATTTCTATTTGGTTAATTGTTTACCAAATAACAATTCATCCTTTTACATTATTAATAAAAAGCTGCTTGTTAATACCCCTTATTTTTCTTCTAACACTATTCTCTTCTAGAACATTTTCATTAATGCATGATTGTGGTCATAACTCACTTTTTACAAAAAGAAAATTAAACCGCTTTGTTGGATTTTTACTTGGTTTAGTTAATGGTATACCACAGAAATCATGGTCAATTGATCATGCGTTCCATCATAGAAATAATGGGAATTGGGAAATATATAAAGGTCCTGTAGATGTTTTAAGTCTTGAAGATTATAATTCTCTCTCAAAAAGAGAACAAATATTTTATAAAGTAAGTCGTAATTGGATAATGCTTTTTCCAGGTGGATTCTTTTACTTAGTCTTAAAACCTAGATTAGGACTAATTATTATTATTTTTAATATCACTAAAGATATATTAGAAGAGACTTTTTTCAAAATCAAAAACAAAAAGTTTTCTGAACTTTTATCTATTAATTCAAGAATAAAACCACCTTTTACTGATTATGGAGACAATTTTAGTGAACTTTCTGAATTAATAATAAATAACATAGTAGTAATAATTGGGTGGATATTTATGTGCAAATGGTTTGGTTTAGTTTTTTTTCTATCATTTTATTCCTTAGTATTAACACTTTCAGCAGCAATCCTAATATGTGTGTTTTTCGTACAACATAACTATAAAAATGCTTACGCTAAAAATACACAAAATTGGGATATAGTCGATGGAGCAATTTTAGGTAGTAGCAATTTAAATATACCTAATTGGCTTAATTGGTTTTTGGCAGATATATCCTTTCACAGCATTCATCACCTCTCAGAAAGAATACCAAACTATAATTTAAGAGCTTGCCATAAAGCAAATATACATTTGCTTACTCAAGCAAAATTCTTGAAATTAAGTGATTTCCCAAACTGCTTTAGATACATCATTTGGGATAGTAAGAAGGAAAAATTAATTCCAATAAATTAA
- a CDS encoding NAD(P)/FAD-dependent oxidoreductase translates to MEPFDLAVVGGGAAGFMTAITAAENGVKRIIILEGTSKLMEKVRISGGGRCNVTNATWIPNELIENYPRGGIQLLESFNRFAAGDVYDWFEKKGLKLKIEEDLRVFPASNSSSDVIDCLRKSALSKNVEILTKFFVKEISKTPDNIFNIFSLKKAKVTANNIILSTGGNPSGYKLAQNLGHNIVKPVPSLFTFSTKEPNLDECSGVSIRGIDIEINLNNKNFQNRGDLLITHWGFSGPAVLKLSSIAARELYSQKYKFNLIIKWSSLSYEELKEKINYLRLNKGKVKLINSRPVPLLTKRLWIFLLKKIGIDKEKKWADLLADEREIMINTLIRDKYIISGKGPFGEEFVTSGGVKINEVNFKSMESLICPGLFFSGEVLDVDGITGGFNFQHCWTSGWIAGMAVSKLNQSIINK, encoded by the coding sequence TTGGAACCTTTTGATTTAGCAGTTGTTGGAGGCGGTGCAGCCGGTTTTATGACAGCAATAACTGCTGCTGAAAATGGAGTAAAAAGAATAATAATTCTTGAAGGAACTTCAAAACTTATGGAGAAAGTAAGGATTAGTGGAGGGGGAAGATGTAACGTCACTAATGCGACATGGATACCGAATGAACTAATTGAGAATTACCCCAGAGGTGGAATTCAGCTCTTGGAATCATTTAATCGTTTTGCTGCTGGAGATGTATACGATTGGTTTGAGAAAAAAGGTTTAAAATTAAAAATTGAGGAAGATCTAAGAGTATTCCCAGCGTCTAATTCTTCTTCAGATGTTATTGATTGTTTGAGAAAAAGTGCTTTATCAAAAAACGTAGAAATACTAACAAAATTTTTTGTAAAAGAAATTTCAAAAACTCCAGATAATATATTCAATATTTTTAGTCTTAAAAAAGCAAAGGTAACTGCAAACAATATTATTCTTTCAACTGGAGGTAATCCAAGCGGATATAAATTAGCTCAAAATCTTGGACACAACATTGTTAAACCTGTACCATCGCTTTTTACTTTTTCCACAAAAGAACCAAATTTGGATGAATGTAGTGGGGTATCGATAAGGGGCATAGATATAGAAATTAATTTAAACAATAAAAATTTTCAAAATAGAGGCGATTTACTAATAACGCATTGGGGGTTTAGTGGGCCAGCAGTATTAAAACTTTCATCAATTGCAGCAAGGGAACTTTATAGCCAAAAATATAAATTTAATTTAATCATTAAATGGTCTTCTTTAAGTTATGAGGAGTTAAAAGAAAAAATTAATTATTTAAGATTAAATAAAGGCAAGGTGAAACTTATTAATAGTAGACCTGTTCCACTATTAACAAAAAGATTATGGATTTTTTTATTGAAGAAAATAGGAATTGATAAAGAGAAAAAGTGGGCTGATTTACTGGCGGATGAAAGAGAGATAATGATAAATACTCTAATTAGGGATAAATATATAATTTCGGGCAAAGGTCCATTTGGAGAGGAATTTGTTACTTCCGGAGGTGTAAAAATTAATGAGGTTAATTTTAAAAGTATGGAGAGCTTAATTTGTCCAGGGTTATTTTTTTCTGGAGAAGTTTTGGATGTTGATGGGATTACTGGTGGATTTAATTTTCAACATTGTTGGACAAGTGGATGGATCGCTGGGATGGCAGTCTCAAAGTTAAATCAATCAATAATTAATAAGTAA